A portion of the Microbacterium hominis genome contains these proteins:
- a CDS encoding response regulator: MTRVFLVDDHEIVRRGIGQLIDASPDLEVAGEAGTVREALRRIEAIAPDVAVLDVRLPDGDGIALCREVRSRHPQIACLILTAYDDDEALRSAALAGASGYVLKDVRSSALLDAIRAAAAGRTVQSSRSLRAAAQSLVPAPAAASASIAADPALRDTPTLTYRERQVLDLIADGLTNREIGERLGLAEKTVKNYVSGLLAKLGMERRTQAAVYGAEHRHPHH, from the coding sequence ATGACCCGAGTGTTCCTGGTCGACGATCACGAGATCGTGCGACGCGGCATCGGCCAGCTCATCGACGCGTCGCCCGACCTGGAGGTCGCCGGGGAGGCGGGCACCGTGCGCGAGGCGCTCCGGCGCATCGAGGCGATCGCCCCCGACGTCGCCGTGCTCGACGTGCGCCTCCCCGACGGAGACGGCATCGCCCTGTGCCGGGAGGTGCGGTCGCGGCATCCGCAGATCGCGTGCCTCATCCTCACCGCGTACGACGACGACGAAGCGCTGCGCTCCGCCGCCCTCGCCGGCGCAAGCGGCTATGTGCTGAAGGATGTGCGCAGCAGCGCGCTGCTCGATGCGATCCGCGCCGCCGCCGCGGGGCGCACGGTGCAGTCGTCGCGCTCGCTGCGGGCGGCAGCGCAGTCGCTGGTGCCGGCGCCCGCGGCGGCATCGGCGTCGATCGCCGCCGACCCCGCCCTGCGCGACACCCCGACCCTGACCTATCGCGAGCGCCAGGTGCTCGACCTCATCGCCGACGGCCTCACCAACCGCGAGATCGGCGAGCGCCTGGGCCTGGCCGAGAAGACGGTGAAGAACTACGTGAGCGGACTGCTCGCGAAGCTCGGCATGGAGCGTCGCACTCAGGCCGCCGTGTACGGCGCCGAGCATCGGCATCCACACCACTGA